A region from the Desulfoglaeba alkanexedens ALDC genome encodes:
- a CDS encoding PilZ domain-containing protein: protein MQTLKVFVCNDGTATIICPGCAKHRTIDATGIGASRRELRVRCSCSREFSIILEGRRNYRKPDLIFGHYRKKDGDGRCFDMTVEDLSCGGLRFSSFRDHHLEKGDLVQVEFPLKNSRNDKVQALAEVRWVNGYMVGAEFVDLDPFTEKTLGFYLMP from the coding sequence ATGCAAACACTCAAGGTTTTTGTCTGTAACGACGGTACGGCGACAATCATCTGCCCCGGTTGCGCCAAGCACCGGACCATCGATGCGACCGGCATCGGGGCTTCCCGCCGGGAGCTCCGCGTGCGCTGCAGCTGCAGCCGCGAGTTTTCCATCATCCTCGAAGGCCGAAGGAATTATCGAAAACCGGACCTGATCTTCGGCCATTACCGAAAGAAAGACGGTGACGGCCGCTGCTTCGACATGACAGTGGAAGACCTTTCCTGCGGCGGCCTTCGTTTCAGCAGCTTTCGCGATCATCATCTCGAGAAAGGCGATCTGGTTCAAGTGGAATTTCCTCTCAAGAACAGCCGAAACGACAAGGTCCAGGCTCTGGCGGAAGTGCGCTGGGTGAACGGGTATATGGTGGGCGCCGAATTCGTGGACCTGGATCCGTTTACAGAAAAAACTCTCGGTTTTTACCTGATGCCGTGA
- a CDS encoding GTPase yields MNASVHRLQSDLERFTRFLEEGESLSLTSEERESLHAAALELRKRLENLETRSLVVGILGGTGVGKSSLMNGLAGSPIASTSHRRPHTDRVLVYRHESTPLPEAVRSCPVPWVDVPHQADAVRQIVLCDLPDFDSLMGEHRERVLGFLEHLDLVIWVTSPEKYADALFYRFMEGVSKARENFCFVLNKCDHFFAGGSGEDGYRNLDVVTRRFLAHLREHGFSEPLLFVVSAREVLENPGNLSPWNQFPAFRRFAFQQRDAKEIRGIKEANLDVEVDVLLQALDRESLTLELFETALSELEREFKDLHSEWMQAGRRILEPWIEGELKEKVMLSLQDPEHLRGAARWVYVLSLQWEQRFRNGGVPRREPGFFAPPETVVRSLEQHGQWLQNRITHGLLRRNVPPAVRSRIQEMLQLPESPGSLAEELSERTSLHLKGRPGPGLVWFRLRQTAASGMLLALLLVALGGETAWGTFLEQPSPASSARLVLAIVHAVFSGRGLAALGSYSLLLFFLGLRFSRRYKKILQRKAQKIIKSLESDFIAFWDNRWNDVLTRIEDLKKEVQARKTSVAALRKPPQGPRTHAG; encoded by the coding sequence ATGAATGCTTCCGTCCACCGACTCCAGTCGGACCTGGAACGCTTCACCCGCTTTCTCGAAGAGGGGGAATCGCTGTCGTTGACTTCCGAAGAACGGGAGTCTCTCCACGCCGCCGCTTTGGAACTGCGTAAAAGGCTCGAAAACCTGGAAACCCGTTCGCTTGTGGTGGGCATTCTGGGAGGGACCGGGGTCGGAAAGTCTTCGCTCATGAACGGCCTTGCGGGCTCTCCCATCGCCTCGACCAGTCACCGGCGCCCGCACACCGACCGGGTCCTCGTCTACCGGCACGAAAGCACGCCTCTTCCGGAAGCCGTGCGTTCCTGCCCCGTCCCATGGGTGGACGTCCCGCACCAAGCGGACGCCGTTCGACAGATCGTCCTGTGCGACCTGCCCGATTTCGACAGCCTCATGGGCGAACACAGGGAACGGGTCCTCGGCTTTCTGGAACACTTGGATCTCGTCATCTGGGTCACCTCTCCGGAAAAATACGCGGACGCCCTCTTTTACCGGTTCATGGAGGGCGTTTCCAAGGCGCGGGAAAATTTCTGCTTCGTACTGAACAAGTGCGACCATTTCTTTGCCGGGGGCTCCGGCGAAGACGGCTACCGGAACCTGGACGTGGTGACGCGCCGGTTCCTGGCCCACCTCAGGGAACACGGCTTTTCGGAACCGCTCCTCTTCGTGGTTTCCGCCAGGGAAGTTCTGGAGAATCCGGGTAACCTATCCCCATGGAATCAGTTTCCAGCCTTTCGGCGGTTCGCCTTCCAACAACGCGACGCCAAGGAAATCCGGGGGATCAAGGAAGCCAACCTGGATGTCGAAGTGGACGTCCTTCTGCAGGCGCTCGACCGGGAAAGCCTGACCCTCGAGCTGTTCGAAACGGCCCTTTCGGAGCTGGAACGGGAATTCAAGGATCTTCACTCGGAGTGGATGCAAGCGGGCCGGCGGATCTTGGAGCCTTGGATTGAAGGGGAACTGAAAGAAAAGGTAATGCTGTCCCTTCAGGACCCGGAACACCTCCGAGGCGCCGCACGATGGGTCTATGTTCTGAGCCTTCAATGGGAACAGCGCTTTCGGAACGGAGGGGTTCCGCGGCGGGAGCCGGGGTTCTTCGCACCGCCCGAAACGGTGGTGCGAAGCCTGGAACAGCACGGACAGTGGCTGCAAAACCGGATCACTCATGGCCTGCTCCGCCGCAACGTGCCGCCCGCCGTCCGATCGCGCATCCAGGAAATGCTGCAACTGCCGGAAAGTCCGGGCTCCCTGGCCGAAGAACTGTCCGAAAGGACGTCTCTGCACCTGAAGGGGCGACCGGGCCCCGGCCTTGTCTGGTTTCGCCTCCGCCAGACGGCAGCTTCGGGGATGCTCCTCGCCCTCCTCCTGGTGGCCCTGGGGGGCGAAACGGCATGGGGAACTTTCCTGGAACAGCCCTCGCCCGCATCGTCGGCGCGCCTGGTCCTGGCGATCGTCCACGCGGTCTTCAGCGGCAGGGGGCTGGCCGCCCTCGGAAGCTACAGTCTTCTCCTCTTCTTCCTGGGACTGCGCTTTTCGCGCCGCTACAAGAAGATCTTGCAGCGAAAGGCTCAAAAGATTATAAAATCCCTCGAATCGGATTTCATAGCGTTCTGGGACAACCGGTGGAACGACGTCCTGACCCGGATCGAAGACCTCAAGAAGGAGGTTCAAGCCCGAAAGACGAGCGTTGCGGCGCTCCGAAAGCCGCCTCAAGGACCCCGAACCCATGCCGGTTAA
- a CDS encoding Fur family transcriptional regulator yields the protein MCSRCDYANLLGRSGLHPTPNRLAVLTTVGNSPSPLTAQDIYDRISRAGNINRVTVYRILDLLVAHRLVERLTAGNRTFRFGLAPNRNHPEHAHFLCRRCGAMECLPPDRPRVSTLTAQAEPSGIVERVEVRFEGICRRCLQNQRSGSEDTGSLPP from the coding sequence ATGTGCTCCCGGTGCGATTACGCAAACCTGCTCGGCCGGTCCGGACTCCACCCGACGCCGAACCGCCTCGCCGTGCTGACAACCGTTGGAAACAGCCCGTCGCCCCTCACGGCCCAGGACATTTACGACCGGATCAGCCGTGCCGGGAACATCAACCGGGTGACAGTTTACCGCATTCTGGACCTGCTGGTGGCCCATCGGCTGGTGGAACGCCTGACCGCCGGAAACAGAACCTTCCGCTTCGGCCTCGCTCCCAACCGGAACCATCCAGAACACGCCCATTTCCTCTGCCGGCGGTGCGGAGCCATGGAATGCCTTCCGCCGGACAGGCCCCGGGTTTCAACGCTGACGGCCCAGGCGGAACCGTCGGGAATCGTGGAAAGGGTGGAAGTGCGATTTGAGGGCATCTGCCGCCGATGCCTCCAAAACCAGCGTTCCGGTTCCGAAGACACCGGAAGCCTTCCCCCATAA
- a CDS encoding DUF4126 domain-containing protein: MEVIAQLGSLLGISFISGINLYATVAVVGLCVKHGLVQGLPPELNVLAHDGVIFVAVCLYMIEFFMDKIPGLDTLWDTVHTLIRPLGGAILALMQVGEASPAMEVIVFLLGASLAAAAHVTKAGTRLLVQASPEPFSNVLLSLTEDVAAVGYAYLSLAHPTWTFFVTLVCLAVILVVLPFLFRTIRMLLEALFFRIRALVVPVEPAAASDGLPFHWDQFFENVKHPGEQVIWTAKAYAAKIPSVPRAAGIQLVVTTANLYALYRRRFRFQARKLERSAIQQQRTYPGRVLARCLIRTPGETWLVQMYQPLAQTLPQEPLARDAQRHDPT, translated from the coding sequence ATGGAAGTCATCGCGCAGCTGGGTTCTCTTCTCGGGATTTCCTTCATCTCGGGGATCAATCTCTACGCCACCGTGGCCGTGGTGGGCCTGTGCGTCAAGCACGGGCTCGTCCAGGGTCTTCCCCCGGAACTGAACGTGCTGGCTCACGACGGGGTCATCTTCGTCGCGGTTTGTCTCTACATGATCGAATTCTTCATGGACAAGATCCCGGGGCTGGACACCCTCTGGGACACCGTCCACACCCTCATCCGACCCCTGGGCGGTGCCATTCTGGCGCTCATGCAGGTGGGGGAGGCTTCCCCGGCCATGGAGGTCATCGTGTTCCTGCTGGGCGCCAGCCTGGCGGCCGCGGCTCACGTGACCAAGGCCGGGACACGGCTCCTGGTGCAGGCCAGCCCGGAACCATTTTCCAACGTACTCCTGAGCCTGACCGAGGACGTGGCCGCCGTCGGTTACGCCTACCTCAGCCTGGCGCACCCCACTTGGACCTTTTTTGTCACCCTCGTCTGCCTTGCCGTCATTCTGGTGGTGCTTCCCTTCCTTTTCCGCACGATCCGTATGCTCCTGGAAGCGCTCTTTTTCAGGATTCGAGCGCTGGTGGTTCCGGTGGAGCCGGCGGCTGCCTCCGACGGACTGCCGTTCCATTGGGACCAGTTCTTCGAAAACGTCAAGCATCCCGGCGAGCAGGTAATCTGGACCGCCAAGGCCTACGCCGCGAAGATTCCTTCGGTTCCGCGGGCGGCCGGCATCCAGCTGGTGGTCACTACGGCGAACCTGTACGCGCTGTACCGAAGGCGGTTCCGTTTTCAGGCGAGGAAACTCGAACGATCGGCGATTCAGCAGCAACGGACCTACCCGGGCCGGGTGCTCGCCCGGTGCCTGATTCGAACCCCCGGGGAAACCTGGTTGGTGCAGATGTACCAACCTCTGGCCCAAACCCTTCCGCAGGAGCCCCTCGCCCGCGATGCCCAACGTCATGACCCAACCTGA
- a CDS encoding PLDc N-terminal domain-containing protein, which translates to MPVKILILTVLFVLPLVPTFWAIQDIPRRRFQTRRRKVTWFFVVSLLPCIGALAYLAFARRRTQPMEWQ; encoded by the coding sequence ATGCCGGTTAAAATCCTCATCCTCACCGTTCTCTTCGTGCTTCCCCTGGTGCCGACGTTCTGGGCCATTCAGGACATTCCGAGGCGCCGGTTTCAAACACGGCGCCGGAAGGTGACGTGGTTTTTCGTGGTATCCTTGCTTCCCTGCATCGGAGCTCTCGCTTACCTTGCCTTCGCCCGGCGTCGTACGCAGCCCATGGAATGGCAGTGA
- a CDS encoding GTPase domain-containing protein has product MPNVMTQPEKRPESLDGDVLPDLEWVGRVRCPGLTPDAAFLESWLDELGKSLAVFRYRKDFPGFWIAFLGGTGTGKSTLFNAICGEELSATGVERPKTAGAVLYAHKDCPVERHFPFSAVPVVRQAAGSAEAVPTSGRLGEIVLLEHDREDLSHLVFADTPDLDSVEAANRRIAEDLHDLSDGIVFVSSQEKYADDVPYRFLVRVAREGRPFYLLLNKAEQRMTREEVLEVLETEDVRFSADRLWLLPYTPGSPWKELPSSPAFQEFRKALLQDFSKERLGAHRTRRLRRESEKLAARLESLLTLLDAENRAAESWRRRLDALLAESTRRLIEEEQKRFSAESRAYLQAEIRRLFTKYDVLAKPRRFVREILLAPLRLLGMRGPAVPESHEKTLEKIRRKIDLHPIHAALDHLNRRVLEDLSPADADSPLYRKMRQPGMELSREEVREIVWKAQDELVLWLEETFARLAKGIPRSKEWGIYSTSILWGILIVSLEAVVGGGLSGLDVALDSALAPFVTKGAVELFAYHEIQRLARELAERYQAGLLSVVREQRDRYERALQSLMTDGSTRQQLESWKSALRARHREAETA; this is encoded by the coding sequence ATGCCCAACGTCATGACCCAACCTGAGAAGCGCCCCGAGTCTTTGGACGGCGATGTCCTTCCGGATCTGGAATGGGTGGGGCGGGTTCGATGCCCCGGGTTGACCCCCGATGCGGCATTTCTGGAGTCATGGCTGGATGAGCTGGGAAAAAGCCTCGCCGTTTTTCGTTACAGGAAGGACTTCCCGGGGTTCTGGATCGCTTTTCTGGGTGGGACCGGCACCGGAAAGTCGACGCTTTTCAATGCGATCTGCGGCGAAGAACTGAGCGCCACCGGGGTGGAGCGTCCCAAAACGGCCGGGGCGGTGCTCTACGCTCACAAAGACTGCCCGGTGGAACGCCATTTCCCCTTTTCGGCCGTTCCCGTGGTGAGGCAAGCCGCAGGAAGCGCCGAAGCAGTCCCGACCTCCGGCCGCCTCGGGGAAATCGTTCTCCTGGAACACGACCGGGAAGACCTGAGCCACCTGGTCTTCGCCGACACCCCTGACCTCGACAGCGTGGAAGCCGCCAACCGGCGGATCGCGGAAGACCTCCACGACCTTTCGGACGGCATCGTTTTCGTTTCGAGCCAGGAAAAGTACGCCGACGACGTCCCTTACCGGTTCCTGGTTCGGGTGGCCCGTGAAGGCCGGCCCTTCTACCTGCTTTTGAACAAAGCCGAGCAGCGGATGACCCGGGAAGAGGTCCTCGAAGTGCTGGAAACCGAAGACGTTCGCTTTTCGGCGGACCGCCTGTGGCTGCTCCCCTACACCCCGGGATCTCCATGGAAGGAACTGCCCTCCAGCCCGGCCTTTCAGGAATTCAGGAAGGCGTTGCTGCAGGATTTTTCGAAAGAACGACTCGGAGCCCATCGAACCCGTCGGCTGCGGCGGGAATCGGAAAAACTAGCGGCACGGCTCGAATCCCTTCTGACCCTGCTCGATGCGGAAAATCGGGCGGCGGAATCCTGGAGGCGACGGCTGGACGCCCTTCTGGCCGAATCCACCCGCCGGCTGATCGAAGAAGAGCAAAAGCGCTTTTCGGCGGAAAGCCGGGCCTATCTTCAGGCCGAGATCAGAAGACTTTTCACCAAGTACGACGTGCTGGCCAAGCCCCGCCGTTTCGTCCGGGAAATCCTCCTGGCACCCCTTCGACTTCTGGGAATGCGCGGGCCGGCGGTTCCGGAATCCCATGAAAAGACTCTGGAAAAGATCCGCCGCAAGATCGACCTGCATCCCATCCATGCGGCCCTGGATCATCTCAACCGGAGGGTTCTGGAAGACCTCTCGCCCGCGGACGCCGATTCCCCTCTGTACCGGAAGATGCGACAGCCAGGGATGGAACTCAGCCGCGAAGAAGTGCGGGAGATCGTGTGGAAGGCTCAGGACGAGCTGGTGCTCTGGCTGGAGGAAACCTTCGCCCGGCTGGCCAAGGGGATTCCCAGGAGCAAGGAATGGGGAATCTATTCGACGTCCATCCTCTGGGGCATCCTGATCGTATCCCTGGAAGCGGTGGTGGGAGGCGGACTTTCCGGGCTGGACGTGGCGCTGGATTCGGCACTGGCTCCGTTTGTCACCAAGGGGGCCGTGGAACTGTTCGCCTACCATGAAATTCAGCGGCTCGCCCGCGAACTGGCGGAGCGCTACCAGGCGGGGCTGCTCTCGGTGGTCCGCGAACAACGGGACCGGTATGAGCGCGCCCTTCAGTCCCTCATGACCGACGGGTCCACCCGGCAGCAACTGGAATCGTGGAAAAGCGCTCTCCGCGCACGGCATCGAGAGGCTGAAACCGCATGA